Sequence from the Microbacterium sp. 1.5R genome:
GCACCACCAAGCTCGGCAACGACATGTTCGCCCAGCTCGCCATCGGCGCCCAGGGCTCGCTCCTCGTGGGCGTGGTAGCGGGCGGAATCGCCATCATCCTGTCGCTTGTCTTCGGAGTCCTCGCGGGGTACCTCGGCGGATGGCGCGAGGACACCCTGGCGCTGCTGACCAACGTGATGATCGTGATCCCCGGCCTGCCGCTGGTGATGGTGATCTCCTCCTTCGTCCCGCAGCGCAGTTGGCAGCTCGTCGCGTTCGTGCTCGGCATCACGTCCTGGGCCGGTGCCGCCTACGTGCTCAGGCTGCAGACCCGATCTCTGCGCACGCGTGACTACGTCTACGCGTCCAAGGTCGCGGGAGAGCGATCCTTCCGCGTCATCCTGGTCGAGATCATGCCGAACCTGCTGCCGTTGCTCACCGCGCAGTTCCTGTTCGCGATCATCTTCGCGATCCTCGGCGAGGCCGGACTCTCATACCTCGGTCTCGGCCCCAACTCCTCCATCACCTGGGGGACGATCCTCAACGACGCGCAGTCAGGGCAGGCGCTCGGACGAGGCGCCTGGTGGTGGTTCGTCCCACCGGGAATCATGATCGCCATGCTCGGCGCGGGACTCTCGCTCATCAACTTCGCGATCGACGAGGTCATCAACCCCAAGCTCCGCAATGCACCCGACGCCGCTCGGCGCGTGCGCAAGGCCGCCAAGACGAAGGGGGTCGCCGCATGAGCGCTCCGGATGCCGTGCTGACCGCACGCGACGTGTCGATCGAGTACGAGGTGGATCCGCCCGTGAAGGCGGTCCGCAACGTCTCTCTCACACTCAACCGAGGCGAGATCCTCGGCCTCGCCGGTGAGTCCGGCTGCGGCAAGACGACGCTCGCCTACGGCATGAATCGGCTGCTCAAGGCTCCTGCGCTCATGACCAGCGGCGAGATCGTGTTCCATGACCGCGACGGCCACGACATCGACATCGTCGCTCTCGACGGCGATGGGCTGCGGGCCTTCCGCTGGGACAAGATCTCGATGGTGTTCCAGGGAGCGATGAACTCGCTCAATCCGGTCATCAGCGTCAAGGCGCAGATCTTCGACATCTTCGAGACCCATCGCCCCGGCATATCCAAGAAGGACAAGCAGGCGCGGGCCGAAGAGCTGCTGACCCTGGTCGGGGTCGACCCGTCGAGACTGACGAGCTTCCCCCATGAGCTGTCCGGTGGCATGCGTCAGCGCATGATGATCGCGATGGCGCTCGCGCTGGACCCTCAGGTGATGATCATGGACGAGCCGACCACGGCGCTCGACGTGGTCGTGCAGCGCGGGATCATCCGCGAGATCATGAGGTTGCGTGAGCGGCTGGGCTTCGCGGTGATCTTCATCACGCACGACCTGCCCATGCTGATCGAGATCAGCGACCGCATCGCCGTGATGCTGCAGGGGCAGATCGTCGAGGAGGGCACCGCGGAGGAGATCTACCGCACGCCCCAGCATGAATACACCAAGAAGCTGTTGTCGAGCTTCCCGAGTCTGACCGGCGAGCGCGGAGATTTCGTCCGCACCGGCAACCAGCCCAGTCAGGAGGAGGTCCGATGAGTGCTCCCACCCTCGAAGCCCGCAACCTGGTGAAGGACTTCACGCTGCGATCCGGCCTCAAGACGTCGGTCCTGCACGCGGTGAAGGACGTCTCGTTCACCATCGAAGCGGGGAAGACGGTCGCTCTCGTCGGCGAGTCCGGGTCGGGCAAGTCGACGATCGCCCGGATGCTGATGAAGCTCGAGACGCCGACGGGCGGGCAGATCCTGCTCGACGGCAAGGACTCGGGCATGCGCGGCCGCGCCGTGGAGGACTACCGCTCCCAGGTGCAGATGGTCTTCCAGGACCCCTTCGCGTCACTCAACCCGTTCCACACGATCATCCATCACCTGGAGCGGCCGATCCGGCTCCACCACCCCAAGCTGTCTGGCTCCCAGGTGCGGGCGCGGGCGATCGAGCTGCTCGAGCGCGTGCGGCTGTCGCCCGGCGAGAGCTTCGCGGAACGTCGCCCGCATGAGCTGTCCGGTGGTCAGCGGCAGCGGGTGGCGATCGCTCGTGCGCTCGCCCCGGGCGCGCGGTTCATCGTCGCGGATGAGCCGGTCTCGATGCTCGATGTCTCGATCCGACTGGGAGTGCTCAACCTGCTGGCAGACCTGCAGCGGGAGGAGAACCTCGGCGTGCTCTACATCACGCACGATCTCGCGACGGCACGTCACTTCAGCGACGAGATCATGGTGCTCTACAAGGGTGATGTCGTCGAGCGCGGCCCAGCCGACGAGGTCATCCTCAATCCGCAGCACGAGTACACCAGGACATTGCTGGGCGCCGCGCCCGAGCCCGAGAACCTCGGGCGTCTGCGAGACGAGGTCAGAGCCGAGCTGGCGGGTCGCTGACCTTCAGTGGATGACGCCGCGCTCGCCTGGCGCCCCTCCTTCGGGGCGTCGGGGGAGCGCGGCTTTCTGCGGCCTGTGCCGACGACGTCGACCCGCTAGACTGAGGCCACAAGTGAAGACAGGCCGAATGACCCACGCGGGAGAGCCCCGGCGAATGCAGCCGGGCACCGAAGGAGCAAGCCTCCCCGCCAATCTCTCAGGTACGCGTACCGCGCGGTTCCGGCCACTCTGAAAAGCGATCTCGAGCGACGCCGCGTCAGCTCGGATCCGCCGACGGTGAAAGCCCAGTCTCTGGGCGAAGCTCTCAGGCTCATGACAGAGGGGGAGTTCCCAGGAGCAGCGTCGCTGTTCCGCCCGATCCAGCCCGGGAGAACTCCATGTCCGACCCCCGCTACACCCCGCTGCGTGAGCGCCACGAGGCGCTCGGTGCATCGTTCACCGACTTCGGCGGTTGGCAGATGCCGGTGCGATACACGTCCGACCTCGCCGAGCACCACGCCGTGCGGCAGGCGGCCGGCATCTTCGACATCTCCCATATGGCGGAGTTCCTCGTCACCGGCGACTTCGCCGGGGAGTTCCTCGACTACTCGCTCGCGGGCCGGCTGTCGGCGATGGCGGTCGGCAAGGCGAAGTACTCCCTGATGCTCGCCGACGACGGCGGGATCATCGACGACGTCATCGTCTACCGGCTCGCAGACGACCGCTTCCTGGTGATCGCGAACGCGGGGAACCGCGGATTCGTCGACCAGGCGTTCGCATCGCGCGTCCGTTCGTTCCCATCGCGGATCGAACGCGAGATGCCCGCCAGGGCCGAGGGAGAGGACCGCAGCTTCGCGGGGTTCATCGGCGACAGGGGCGTGGACGTCGAAGACGTCTCCGACGACTATGCCCTGCTCGCGGTCCAGGGCCCCGCCTCCGAGGCGATCGTCTCGTCGACGCCGGGCATCACCGATCTCGGCACCCCATGGGCGGAACAGAAGTACTACGCCTGGGCCGATGCGCTGTTCCAGGGTGCACCGCTGCTGCTCGCCCGCACGGGCTACACGGGTGAGGACGGATTCGAGCTTCTGGTGATAGCCGCCGACGCACCCGCCCTGTGGGATGCCCTCGTCGAGGCGGGTCAGCCGCACGGGCTCGTCCCCGCGGGCCTCGCCGCGCGCGACACCCTCCGGCTCGAAGCGGGGATGCCTCTCTACGGTCACGAGCTCTCGCGCGAGACGAAGCCGTCTCAGGCCGGTCTCGGGCGAGTGGTGGTGTCCGACAAAGATGACTTCATCGGCAAGGGAGCGGTGGATGCCGCATCCGACGCTCCGGTGCTCGTCGGCCTGGTCGCCGAGGGCAAGCGTGCCGGACGCGCGGGCTACTCGGTGGTCGACGCGGACGGCATCGTGCTGGGCGAGGTCACCAGCGGTGCACTGAGCCCGACGCTCGGCCACCCGATCGCGATGGCCTACGTGGCACCTTCTTCCGCTGCCGCGGGAACCGCAGTATTCCTTGATGTGCGGGGGACCAGGATCCCCGCGACCGTGACCGCCCTGCCTTTCTACCGGAGGACCAAATGACCGATCTCAACGCACTCAGCTATACCGACGAGCACGAGTGGATCGCCGCTGACGGTGACACCGTGACCATCGGGATCACCGACTACGCGGCCGACAAGCTGGGAGACGTCGTGTTTGTCGAACTCCCCGCCGTCGGCACCGAGATCACCGCAGGGTCGGTCGTCGGTGAGATCGAGTCGACCAAGTCGGTCGGCGAGCTCTACGCCCCGGTCACCGGCACGGTCGTCGAGATCAACGACGCCGTCGTCGACGACCCGTCGCTCGTGAACGCCGAGCCGTTCGACGGAGGCTGGCTCATCAAGGTCTCCGTCGCCGCCGGTGCGCTCGAGGGCCTGATGGACCGCGACGCGTACGTCGCTCTCACGGAGGGCTGATCGTCCAGTGGTCTCGTTCGCCGATCGTCATATCGGAACCACCGCCGCCGCCCAGCGCCAGATGCTCGACACGCTGGGCGTCGAGTCGAAGCTCGAGGACTGGAGCCCGGTCGAGGCGCTGATGCGTCAGGCCGTGCCCGCTTCGATCTTCACCCCCGCCTCCACGGAGTCCGTGATCCCGCGCGCAGCGAGCGAGACCGAGGCGCTCGCCGAGCTGCGAGCGCTCGCGTCCCGCAACACGGTGAACCGGCCGATGATCGGTCTCGGGTACTACGGCACGATCACCCCTCAGGTGATCCAGCGCAACGTGCTCGAGAATCCGTCGTGGTACACCGCGTACACGCCGTACCAGCCCGAGATCTCGCAGGGTCGCCTCGAAGCACTCATCAACTTCCAGACGATGGTCGCCGAACTGACCGGCCTGACCACCGCGAACGCGTCGATGCTCGACGAATCGACCGCTGTGGTCGAGGGGATGCTGCTGGCACGCCGCGCGTCGAAGAAGGCGTCGAACGTCTTCGCCGTCGACGCCGACGCGTTCCCGCAGACGAAGGCACTGCTCGAGACCCGTGCCGAGGCCGTGGGCATCGAACTGGTGTCCGTCGACTTCGCGGCGGGTGAAGAGCTGCCCGCCGAGCTGTTCGGAGTCTTCGTGCAGTACCCGGGGGCCTCCGGGCGAGTCTGGAACCCGGCGGCCGTGATCGATGCGGCGCACCTCGCGGGCGGGCTCGCCGTCGTCGCGGCCGACCTCCTCGCGCTCACCCTCATCGCGTCGCCGGGCTCGCTCGGGGCCGATGTCGCGGTCGGGACGACGCAGCGCTTCGGCGTGCCGATCGGCTTCGGAGGCCCGCACGCGGGCTACATGGCTGTGCGCGCAGGGCTCGAACGTCAGCTGCCCGGCCGTCTCGTCGGCGTCTCTGTCGATGCCGACGGCAAGCCGGCGTATCGGCTGTCGCTGCAGACCCGCGAGCAGCACATCCGCCGCGAGAAGGCGACGAGCAACATCTGCACGGCTCAGGTGCTGCTCGCCGTGATGGCGTCGATGTACGCCGTCTACCACGGTCCCGATGGACTGAAGGCGATCGCCCGGGAGGTCGCGGCCAAGACCGCGATGCTGCGCGACTGGCTCGCCGATGCGGGTGCGGACGTCGTGCACGACTCGTTCTTCGACACCCTCCAGGTGCGGGTGCCGGGGCGCGCTGCCGAGTTCGTGGAGCAGGCCCATCACGGTTTCGGCATCCTGCTGCACGCCGCGGATGCCGACACGATCGGCATCTCGATCGACGAGACCACGACGGTCGCCGAGCTCCATCAGGTCGCTCAGGTCTTCGGCGGTGCCCGGGAGCGCGCATTCGGATTCTTCGGCTCCGGTTCGCAGGGCGGCCTCCCCGGCGATCTGCTCCGTCAGGACGAGTACCTCACGCACCCCGTCTTCCACGCGCACCGCAGCGAGACGGCGATGATGCGCTATCTCAAGAGCCTCGCCGATCGTGACTATGCGCTCGACCGCGGCATGATCCCGCTCGGGTCCTGCACGATGAAGCTCAACGCGGCGACCGAGATGGCATCGATCACGTGGCCGGAGTTCGCGGGCATCCACCCGTTCGCGCCGGCATCCGATGTCGCGGGGTATCTCGACATGATCACGCAGCTCGAAGCGTGGCTCGCCGAGGTCACGGGGTACGACGCCGTCTCGCTGCAGCCGAACGCCGGCTCGCAGGGCGAGCTGGCCGGCCTCCTCGCCATCCGCGGATACCACCTCGCGAACGGCGACACGCAGCGCACGGTGTGCCTGATCCCGTCGTCCGCGCACGGCACCAACGCGGCCTCCGCGGTGCTCGCCGGAATGAAGGTCGTCGTCGTGGCGTGCGATGAGCTCGGGAACGTCGACCTCGACGACCTGCGGGCGAAGATCGCGGCGCACGCCGACGAGCTCTCGGCGCTGATGATCACCTACCCGTCGACGCATGGCGTCTACGAGCAGGACGTGGTCGAGATCACGACCGCGGTGCACGACGCCGGCGGCCAGGTGTACGTGGACGGTGCGAACCTCAACGCGCTGCTCGGCTACGCCCGGTTCGGCGATCTCGGCGGCGACGTCTCGCACCTCAACCTGCACAAGACGTTCGCGATCCCGCACGGCGGCGGCGGCCCCGGTGTGGGCCCCGTCGCAGCCAAGGCGCACCTCGCGGCCCACCTGCCGTCGCACCCGCTCGCGCAGCGGGCGGAGCATGCGGGCGGATTCGTCTTCGAAGGCGGCGCGGTGTCGGCGGCACCGTACGGATCTGCGGGCATTCTGCCGATCTCGTGGTCCTATGTGCGAATGATGGGCGCCGACGGCCTCCGTCACGCGACCGCGGCCGCGGTGCTGTCCGCGAACTACATCGCCGCGCGCCTGGGCGAGCACTTCCCCGTGCTGTACGCGGGGGAGGACGGCCGGGTGGCGCACGAGTGCATCCTCGACCTGCGTCCGCTTCGCGAGGAGACCGGGATCACCGTCGACGACGTCGCCAAGCGACTGATCGACTTCGGCTTCCACGCACCGACCATGTCGTTCCCGGTCGCGGGGACTCTGATGGTCGAACCCACCGAGTCCGAGGACCTCGGCGAGATCGAGCGGTTCATCGAGGCCATGATCATGATCAAGGCCGAAGCGGATGCCGTCGCCGCCGGGCGCTGGCCCGCGGACGACAACCCTCTCGTCAACGCTCCGCACACCGCAGTCTCGCTGATCGCGGGGGAGTGGGAGCACGCCTACAGCCGTGAAGACGCCGCCTATCCGGTGCACGCCCTGGTGGCAGGCAAGTACTGGCCGCCCGTGCGCCGCATCGACCAGGCGTACGGTGACCGCAACCTCGTGTGCGCCTGCCCGCCGATCGAGGCGTTCGCCTGAACCGAATCCTGAGGGGTGACGGCGTCGTGTCCATGCGGACACGACGCCGTCACTCGTTTCCGTGCATTTCCGCGTGTTTCGGGGATGTTTCAGTTGGTCACCACTCAGTAACGGTTCATTAGCCGAGAGCGGCGTCCACGAAACCGCGGGTTACAGTCAACTATCCCTACGCGTTCGACGATGAGCGCGCAGTCTGATGAATACCCGTCCACAGGAGGACACAAAGTGAAGCGCAACAAGATCGCCCTTGCGGGCACTGCGCTGTTCGCGATCGGCGCCCTGGCGCTCGCGGGCTGCGCGAGCGGTGGAAGCGGCAATGAAGGCGACGGCGGCTCCGGTGCGAACACCGACGCCGACGCCATCATCACCACGAACGGCTCGGAGCCCGAGAACCCGCTGATCCCCACCAACACCAACGAGGTGGGCGGCGGAAAGATCCTCGACGAGATCTTCGCCGGTCTGATCTACTACGACGCCGACGGCAAGCCCGTCAACGACGTGGCTGAGGAGATCACCACGGAGGACCCGCAGAACCTCACCGTCAAGATCAAGGAAGGCCTGACCTTCACCGACGGTGAAGAAGTCACCGCCGACAACTTCATCAAGGCGTGGAACGAGGGCGCCAAGGCGTCGAACGCTCACCTCTCCAGCTACTTCTTCGAGGACATCGAGGGCTTCAGCTACGACACCGACTCCGAGCTCACGGGTCTCAAGCAGGTCGATGACTACACCTTCACGATCGCGCTGAACAAGCCGGCATCCGACTTCGCTCTGCGTCTCGGCTACTCGGCCTTCTACCCGCTCCCCGACGTCGCGTTCGAGGACATGGAAGCGTTCGGTCAGAACCCGATCGGCAACGGTCCGTACATGATCGACGGCGAAGACGCGTGGCAGCACGACG
This genomic interval carries:
- a CDS encoding ABC transporter permease, with protein sequence MSDTENTVLITKDQPMTQPASTISLATQRGRRRRRVLPTSSTKFIIGASIVIAIVLFAIIAPIFSQDPRSTDNPALLPPSPEHWLGTTKLGNDMFAQLAIGAQGSLLVGVVAGGIAIILSLVFGVLAGYLGGWREDTLALLTNVMIVIPGLPLVMVISSFVPQRSWQLVAFVLGITSWAGAAYVLRLQTRSLRTRDYVYASKVAGERSFRVILVEIMPNLLPLLTAQFLFAIIFAILGEAGLSYLGLGPNSSITWGTILNDAQSGQALGRGAWWWFVPPGIMIAMLGAGLSLINFAIDEVINPKLRNAPDAARRVRKAAKTKGVAA
- the gcvH gene encoding glycine cleavage system protein GcvH, which gives rise to MTDLNALSYTDEHEWIAADGDTVTIGITDYAADKLGDVVFVELPAVGTEITAGSVVGEIESTKSVGELYAPVTGTVVEINDAVVDDPSLVNAEPFDGGWLIKVSVAAGALEGLMDRDAYVALTEG
- a CDS encoding ABC transporter ATP-binding protein produces the protein MSAPDAVLTARDVSIEYEVDPPVKAVRNVSLTLNRGEILGLAGESGCGKTTLAYGMNRLLKAPALMTSGEIVFHDRDGHDIDIVALDGDGLRAFRWDKISMVFQGAMNSLNPVISVKAQIFDIFETHRPGISKKDKQARAEELLTLVGVDPSRLTSFPHELSGGMRQRMMIAMALALDPQVMIMDEPTTALDVVVQRGIIREIMRLRERLGFAVIFITHDLPMLIEISDRIAVMLQGQIVEEGTAEEIYRTPQHEYTKKLLSSFPSLTGERGDFVRTGNQPSQEEVR
- the gcvP gene encoding aminomethyl-transferring glycine dehydrogenase; its protein translation is MLDTLGVESKLEDWSPVEALMRQAVPASIFTPASTESVIPRAASETEALAELRALASRNTVNRPMIGLGYYGTITPQVIQRNVLENPSWYTAYTPYQPEISQGRLEALINFQTMVAELTGLTTANASMLDESTAVVEGMLLARRASKKASNVFAVDADAFPQTKALLETRAEAVGIELVSVDFAAGEELPAELFGVFVQYPGASGRVWNPAAVIDAAHLAGGLAVVAADLLALTLIASPGSLGADVAVGTTQRFGVPIGFGGPHAGYMAVRAGLERQLPGRLVGVSVDADGKPAYRLSLQTREQHIRREKATSNICTAQVLLAVMASMYAVYHGPDGLKAIAREVAAKTAMLRDWLADAGADVVHDSFFDTLQVRVPGRAAEFVEQAHHGFGILLHAADADTIGISIDETTTVAELHQVAQVFGGARERAFGFFGSGSQGGLPGDLLRQDEYLTHPVFHAHRSETAMMRYLKSLADRDYALDRGMIPLGSCTMKLNAATEMASITWPEFAGIHPFAPASDVAGYLDMITQLEAWLAEVTGYDAVSLQPNAGSQGELAGLLAIRGYHLANGDTQRTVCLIPSSAHGTNAASAVLAGMKVVVVACDELGNVDLDDLRAKIAAHADELSALMITYPSTHGVYEQDVVEITTAVHDAGGQVYVDGANLNALLGYARFGDLGGDVSHLNLHKTFAIPHGGGGPGVGPVAAKAHLAAHLPSHPLAQRAEHAGGFVFEGGAVSAAPYGSAGILPISWSYVRMMGADGLRHATAAAVLSANYIAARLGEHFPVLYAGEDGRVAHECILDLRPLREETGITVDDVAKRLIDFGFHAPTMSFPVAGTLMVEPTESEDLGEIERFIEAMIMIKAEADAVAAGRWPADDNPLVNAPHTAVSLIAGEWEHAYSREDAAYPVHALVAGKYWPPVRRIDQAYGDRNLVCACPPIEAFA
- a CDS encoding glycine cleavage system aminomethyltransferase GcvT, translated to MSDPRYTPLRERHEALGASFTDFGGWQMPVRYTSDLAEHHAVRQAAGIFDISHMAEFLVTGDFAGEFLDYSLAGRLSAMAVGKAKYSLMLADDGGIIDDVIVYRLADDRFLVIANAGNRGFVDQAFASRVRSFPSRIEREMPARAEGEDRSFAGFIGDRGVDVEDVSDDYALLAVQGPASEAIVSSTPGITDLGTPWAEQKYYAWADALFQGAPLLLARTGYTGEDGFELLVIAADAPALWDALVEAGQPHGLVPAGLAARDTLRLEAGMPLYGHELSRETKPSQAGLGRVVVSDKDDFIGKGAVDAASDAPVLVGLVAEGKRAGRAGYSVVDADGIVLGEVTSGALSPTLGHPIAMAYVAPSSAAAGTAVFLDVRGTRIPATVTALPFYRRTK
- a CDS encoding ATP-binding cassette domain-containing protein yields the protein MSAPTLEARNLVKDFTLRSGLKTSVLHAVKDVSFTIEAGKTVALVGESGSGKSTIARMLMKLETPTGGQILLDGKDSGMRGRAVEDYRSQVQMVFQDPFASLNPFHTIIHHLERPIRLHHPKLSGSQVRARAIELLERVRLSPGESFAERRPHELSGGQRQRVAIARALAPGARFIVADEPVSMLDVSIRLGVLNLLADLQREENLGVLYITHDLATARHFSDEIMVLYKGDVVERGPADEVILNPQHEYTRTLLGAAPEPENLGRLRDEVRAELAGR